Proteins encoded together in one Fundidesulfovibrio magnetotacticus window:
- a CDS encoding helix-turn-helix transcriptional regulator: MSRSARLLTLLQLLRGRSRPATARFLAGELGVSERTLYRYVADLTAQGAPIQGEAGQGYMLRPGYFLPPLMFTREELEAVLLGLETVDRLGDPLLAGAASRALAKVEAVLPPSGLDVLRNPSVLPGPRGPGFPEGRVGLDRWRAAIRDQEKVRIAYEDAQGLRSERVVWPLALGFLDQARVVAAWCELRGDVRTFRTDRVLDARPTGETYPGRRGALLKAWRERMTDAERS; encoded by the coding sequence GTGTCCCGCTCCGCGCGCCTGCTGACCTTGCTCCAGCTGCTGCGCGGCCGCTCGCGCCCGGCCACGGCGCGCTTCCTGGCCGGGGAGCTGGGCGTGTCGGAGCGCACCCTCTACCGCTACGTCGCGGACCTGACGGCCCAGGGCGCGCCCATCCAGGGCGAGGCAGGGCAGGGCTACATGCTGCGCCCCGGCTACTTCCTGCCGCCGCTCATGTTCACGCGCGAGGAACTGGAGGCCGTGCTCCTTGGCCTGGAGACCGTGGACCGCCTGGGCGACCCGCTCCTGGCCGGGGCCGCCTCCCGCGCCCTGGCCAAGGTGGAGGCCGTGCTGCCGCCCTCGGGCCTGGATGTCCTGCGCAACCCCTCGGTGCTGCCCGGTCCGCGCGGCCCCGGGTTCCCCGAGGGCCGCGTGGGACTGGACCGCTGGCGGGCTGCCATCCGCGACCAGGAGAAGGTGCGCATCGCCTACGAGGATGCCCAGGGCCTGCGCTCCGAGCGCGTGGTCTGGCCGCTGGCGCTCGGATTCCTGGACCAGGCCCGCGTGGTGGCGGCCTGGTGCGAACTGCGCGGCGACGTGCGCACCTTCCGCACGGACCGCGTGCTGGATGCCAGACCCACGGGCGAGACCTACCCCGGACGCAGGGGCGCGCTGCTCAAGGCCTGGCGGGAGCGCATGACGGACGCGGAACGCTCCTGA
- a CDS encoding LysR family transcriptional regulator, with protein sequence MDLTDLTVFQAVARSGGVTGAARRLNKVQSGVSARLRGLEDSLGVELFERRGRRMLLTSAGRTLLDYAGRILDLAEEARSAVSGGRAAGPFRLGAMESTSASRLPELLGAYHARHPDVRLELRSGTTGDLLRAVQACELDAAFVSEPVTEPGIERLPAFEEELVLAAPAGRAPIRQPADLAGSALLVFQHGCAYRRRLEEWAGAAGAPGRVVELGSYQTMLGCAASGMGVAIMPRSVAGVLSGVPGVSLHALPPEVARAATSLVWRAGNPHGPLAALRAMLAGREDACPAPRAC encoded by the coding sequence ATGGACCTCACGGACCTCACGGTTTTCCAGGCCGTGGCCCGCTCCGGCGGGGTCACGGGCGCGGCGCGCAGGCTCAACAAGGTGCAGTCTGGCGTCTCGGCGCGGCTGCGCGGGCTGGAGGATTCCCTCGGCGTGGAGCTTTTCGAGCGCCGGGGGCGGCGCATGCTCCTCACCTCGGCCGGGCGCACGCTCCTGGACTACGCCGGGCGCATCCTGGACCTGGCCGAGGAGGCCCGCTCGGCGGTCTCCGGCGGCCGGGCGGCCGGTCCGTTCCGGCTGGGGGCCATGGAGAGCACCTCGGCCTCGCGCCTGCCGGAGTTGCTGGGGGCCTACCACGCGCGCCATCCCGACGTGCGCCTGGAATTGCGCTCCGGGACCACCGGGGATCTGCTGCGCGCCGTGCAGGCCTGCGAGCTGGACGCCGCCTTCGTGAGCGAGCCCGTCACCGAGCCGGGCATCGAACGCCTGCCCGCCTTCGAGGAGGAGCTTGTGCTGGCGGCCCCGGCCGGACGCGCGCCCATCCGCCAGCCCGCCGACCTGGCCGGGAGCGCCCTGCTGGTGTTCCAACACGGCTGCGCCTACCGCCGACGCCTGGAGGAATGGGCGGGCGCGGCCGGAGCGCCGGGGCGCGTGGTGGAGTTGGGCTCCTACCAGACCATGCTGGGCTGCGCGGCCTCGGGCATGGGGGTGGCCATCATGCCGCGCTCGGTGGCGGGGGTGCTCTCGGGCGTTCCCGGGGTGAGCCTGCACGCCCTGCCGCCCGAGGTGGCCCGGGCGGCCACGTCGCTGGTGTGGCGCGCGGGCAATCCGCACGGGCCGCTGGCGGCGCTGCGGGCCATGCTGGCCGGGAGGGAGGACGCGTGTCCCGCTCCGCGCGCCTGCTGA
- a CDS encoding DMT family transporter has translation MRKGYLTGLTVVGFWAAFMLVSRLGLAGPTALSPWDILALRLAAASLTLAPFCGGLGREVWGSWRVWTLAALGGPAYGLTVYWGFRLAPATHGALLFPGVLPFAAAFLGWALLGARPGAAQWRGLGLVALGLACLSWVSWSGGAGEGVRAGDALFLAAALSWALYGVLARRWGVAAWTLTRAAAVCAAALYLPVYALWLPKGLAGAGWPELAGQALYHGVVTTVLVMWLYLRAQESLGPARMGALMALVPAVSGGLAALLLGEELPPALAVGLASVSAGAWLASGAAKPSTGRSVPCPT, from the coding sequence ATGCGCAAAGGGTATCTCACGGGGCTCACGGTGGTCGGGTTCTGGGCTGCGTTCATGCTGGTGAGCCGTCTGGGATTGGCCGGACCCACGGCGCTCTCGCCCTGGGACATCCTGGCGCTGCGCCTGGCGGCGGCGTCGCTTACGCTCGCGCCCTTCTGCGGCGGGCTGGGCCGGGAGGTCTGGGGCTCGTGGCGGGTGTGGACCCTGGCGGCCCTGGGCGGACCGGCGTATGGTCTCACGGTGTACTGGGGGTTCCGGCTGGCCCCGGCCACCCACGGGGCGCTCCTGTTTCCGGGCGTGCTGCCCTTCGCCGCGGCCTTCCTGGGCTGGGCGCTCCTGGGCGCGCGGCCCGGGGCGGCGCAGTGGCGCGGCCTGGGGCTGGTGGCCCTTGGCCTGGCGTGCCTGAGCTGGGTCTCGTGGAGCGGGGGCGCGGGCGAAGGCGTGCGGGCGGGGGACGCGCTTTTTCTTGCGGCGGCCCTGAGCTGGGCGCTCTACGGGGTGCTGGCCCGGCGCTGGGGCGTGGCGGCCTGGACGCTCACCCGGGCGGCGGCGGTGTGCGCGGCCGCGCTCTACCTGCCGGTCTACGCGCTCTGGCTGCCCAAGGGTCTTGCCGGGGCAGGCTGGCCGGAGCTGGCGGGCCAGGCCCTCTATCACGGCGTGGTGACCACCGTCTTGGTGATGTGGCTCTACCTGCGCGCCCAGGAATCCCTGGGGCCCGCGCGCATGGGGGCGCTGATGGCCCTTGTCCCGGCGGTGTCCGGGGGGCTGGCGGCGCTTTTGCTGGGCGAGGAACTGCCCCCGGCCCTGGCCGTGGGGCTCGCAAGCGTGAGCGCCGGGGCCTGGCTGGCCTCCGGGGCCGCGAAACCCTCAACAGGAAGGAGCGTGCCGTGCCCTACGTGA
- a CDS encoding tautomerase family protein, with the protein MPYVNIKITQEGATPEAKAKLIEGVTALLRDVLGKNPATTVVVIDEVPTDNWGIGGETVTVRRARGA; encoded by the coding sequence GTGCCCTACGTGAACATCAAGATTACCCAGGAGGGGGCCACCCCCGAGGCCAAGGCCAAACTCATCGAGGGCGTCACGGCCCTGCTGCGCGACGTGCTGGGCAAGAACCCCGCCACCACGGTGGTGGTCATCGACGAGGTGCCCACGGACAACTGGGGCATCGGCGGCGAGACGGTCACGGTGCGTCGCGCCCGGGGGGCCTGA
- a CDS encoding flavodoxin family protein: MSKTAVFVLGSPRRKGNTAALARAAMECLASRGVTPSEIDAPRLEFSHPGCIACHKCQKSPGYGCHVDDALARAVNSLPGFDALVLATPVYWFSHPAQVKAFIDRIFSLIKFAPDHSLISPLAGKPWALLATGGGIVEENLEVLDRQWAIPAKRIGSPYLSRLFPQCHYPPGGVVRDQAAMDKARAFGDDLADMILGS, translated from the coding sequence ATGAGCAAGACCGCCGTTTTCGTCCTCGGCAGCCCCCGCAGGAAGGGCAACACCGCCGCGCTGGCCCGTGCGGCCATGGAGTGCCTGGCCTCCCGGGGCGTGACGCCCAGCGAGATCGACGCCCCCCGCCTGGAGTTCAGCCACCCCGGCTGCATCGCCTGCCACAAATGCCAGAAAAGCCCGGGCTACGGCTGCCACGTGGACGACGCCCTGGCCCGAGCCGTGAACTCCCTGCCCGGTTTCGACGCCCTGGTGCTGGCCACGCCCGTCTACTGGTTCAGCCACCCGGCCCAGGTGAAGGCGTTCATCGACCGCATCTTCAGCCTCATCAAGTTCGCACCGGACCACTCGCTCATCTCGCCCCTGGCGGGCAAGCCCTGGGCGCTGCTGGCCACGGGCGGGGGCATCGTGGAAGAGAACCTGGAGGTGCTGGACAGGCAATGGGCCATCCCGGCCAAGCGCATCGGCTCGCCCTACCTCTCGCGCCTGTTCCCCCAGTGCCACTACCCCCCGGGCGGCGTGGTCCGCGACCAGGCCGCCATGGACAAGGCCCGGGCCTTCGGGGACGACCTGGCGGACATGATCCTGGGGTCTTGA
- a CDS encoding ABC transporter ATP-binding protein/permease has product MIKRLEFLRDIWRLARPYWFSEDRWAGRGLLAVIVCMSLTLVFITVLLNQWNNAFYDSLQNRDLDGFYRQLGYFCLLAFAYIVVAVYQLYLNQMLQIRWRRWLTERHLEQWLKDRVYYDLQTRGSATDNPDQRMADDIGAFVTQTLTLTLGFLEAVVSLASFIGILWGLSGSLEFTLWDRAFSVPGYMVWVALCYAVLGTWLTKRVGRPLVTLNFNQQRYEADFRFSLVRLRENAEGVALISGEADEAGIFRARFANVVQNWWAIMRRRKALAWLTNSYAQAAVVFPFLAAAPRYFSGAIQLGGLMQTASAFARVQGALSWFVDAFTELASWKATVDRLTTFRRAMDEARARRENPDALRSEVGAWPVLDLLDVDIDLPGGEPLLRGVHLRVEPGDTLLVTGPTGSGKSTLLRAVAGLWPEGRGRILLPGDHSLMFLPQRPYLPLGTLRQTLSYPSPHEGIPDEAMRQALALCGLERLGERLDHTAYWPQELSPGEQQRLAFARLILQAPDFVFLDEATSAVDEAGEEALYALLRETLPHAAVVSVGHRGTLEAFHARRLALTGGRPGTARLVESH; this is encoded by the coding sequence ATGATCAAACGTCTCGAATTCCTGCGCGACATCTGGCGTCTGGCGCGTCCCTACTGGTTCTCCGAGGACCGCTGGGCCGGGCGCGGCCTGCTGGCGGTCATCGTGTGCATGAGCCTCACGCTCGTGTTCATCACCGTGCTCCTCAACCAGTGGAACAACGCCTTCTACGACTCCCTCCAGAACCGCGACCTGGACGGCTTCTACCGCCAGCTGGGGTATTTCTGCCTGCTGGCCTTCGCCTACATCGTGGTGGCGGTCTACCAGCTCTACCTGAACCAGATGCTCCAGATCCGCTGGCGGCGCTGGCTCACCGAGCGCCACCTGGAGCAGTGGCTCAAGGACCGCGTCTACTACGACCTCCAGACCAGGGGAAGCGCCACCGACAACCCCGACCAGCGCATGGCCGACGACATCGGGGCCTTCGTGACCCAGACGCTCACGCTCACGCTGGGGTTCCTGGAGGCCGTGGTCTCGCTGGCCTCGTTCATCGGCATACTCTGGGGGCTCTCGGGGTCGCTGGAGTTCACGCTGTGGGACCGGGCGTTCAGCGTGCCCGGCTACATGGTCTGGGTGGCGCTCTGCTACGCGGTGCTGGGCACGTGGCTCACCAAGCGCGTGGGCCGCCCCCTGGTGACGCTCAACTTCAACCAGCAGCGCTACGAGGCCGACTTCCGCTTCAGCCTGGTGCGCCTGCGCGAGAACGCCGAGGGCGTGGCCCTGATCAGCGGCGAGGCCGACGAGGCGGGCATCTTCCGCGCCCGCTTCGCCAACGTGGTGCAGAACTGGTGGGCCATCATGAGACGGCGCAAGGCCCTGGCCTGGCTCACCAACTCCTACGCCCAGGCCGCCGTGGTGTTCCCCTTCCTGGCCGCCGCGCCGCGCTACTTCTCCGGGGCCATCCAACTGGGCGGGCTCATGCAGACGGCCTCGGCCTTCGCCCGGGTGCAGGGCGCGCTCAGCTGGTTCGTGGACGCCTTCACCGAACTGGCCTCCTGGAAGGCCACCGTGGACCGCCTGACCACCTTCCGCCGCGCCATGGACGAGGCCCGCGCACGGCGCGAGAACCCGGACGCCCTGCGCTCCGAGGTCGGCGCCTGGCCCGTGCTGGATCTGCTCGACGTGGACATCGACCTCCCCGGCGGCGAGCCCCTGCTGCGCGGCGTGCACCTGCGCGTGGAGCCGGGCGACACGTTGCTGGTCACCGGCCCCACGGGTTCGGGCAAGTCCACGCTGTTGCGCGCCGTGGCCGGTCTCTGGCCCGAGGGGCGCGGGCGCATTCTGCTTCCCGGGGACCATTCCCTGATGTTCCTGCCCCAGCGGCCCTACCTGCCCCTGGGCACGCTGCGCCAGACGCTCAGCTACCCCTCGCCGCACGAGGGCATCCCCGACGAGGCCATGCGCCAGGCCCTGGCCCTCTGCGGCCTGGAGCGCCTGGGCGAGCGCCTGGACCACACGGCCTACTGGCCCCAGGAACTCTCCCCCGGCGAACAGCAGCGTCTGGCCTTCGCCCGGCTGATCCTCCAGGCCCCGGACTTCGTCTTCCTGGACGAGGCCACCTCGGCCGTGGACGAGGCCGGGGAGGAGGCCCTCTACGCCCTCCTTCGCGAGACCCTGCCCCACGCCGCCGTGGTGAGCGTGGGCCACAGGGGCACCCTGGAGGCTTTCCACGCCCGCAGGCTGGCGCTCACGGGCGGACGCCCCGGAACGGCCCGCCTCGTCGAATCCCACTGA
- the obgE gene encoding GTPase ObgE, whose amino-acid sequence MRFVDEAVITVASGKGGRGCVAFRREKFIPFGGPNGGDGGDGGNVVFRVSPSLLTLYDLRLKRRYDAKNGQPGLGSQCNGRNAEDLVIEVPQGTLIHELSEEGERLAADLTDIGQEWVAAHGGRGGKGNMHFKTSTNRAPRFAQPGEPGEEKRLRLELRLLAEVGIIGLPNAGKSTLISAVSAARPKIASYPFTTLTPNLGVLQGEDGAQLVAADIPGLIEGAHAGQGLGHDFLKHVSRTRLLVHLLSAEEIQGDNPLAGFDLVDEELVRYDPGLAERPQLRAVNKADLLAPDAREAVLRAARERGMELRLISALTGEGLEELVAAMWETTAKLKETNT is encoded by the coding sequence ATGCGATTCGTGGACGAAGCAGTAATCACCGTGGCCTCGGGCAAGGGCGGCAGGGGCTGCGTGGCCTTCCGGCGCGAGAAGTTCATTCCCTTCGGCGGCCCCAACGGGGGCGACGGGGGCGACGGCGGCAACGTGGTGTTCCGCGTGTCCCCGAGCCTGCTCACCCTCTACGACCTGCGCCTCAAGCGCCGCTACGACGCCAAGAACGGCCAGCCCGGCCTGGGCAGCCAGTGCAACGGCCGCAACGCCGAGGATCTGGTGATCGAGGTGCCCCAGGGCACCCTGATCCACGAGCTCTCGGAAGAGGGCGAGCGCCTGGCGGCGGACCTCACCGACATCGGGCAGGAATGGGTGGCCGCGCACGGCGGCCGGGGCGGCAAGGGCAACATGCACTTCAAGACCTCCACCAACCGCGCCCCGCGCTTCGCCCAGCCCGGCGAGCCTGGCGAGGAGAAGCGCCTGCGCCTGGAGCTGCGCCTGCTGGCCGAGGTGGGGATCATCGGGCTGCCCAACGCGGGCAAGTCCACGCTCATTTCGGCGGTGTCGGCGGCAAGGCCCAAGATCGCCTCCTACCCCTTCACCACGCTCACCCCCAATCTGGGCGTGCTCCAGGGCGAGGACGGCGCGCAGCTGGTGGCCGCGGATATCCCCGGGCTCATCGAAGGCGCGCACGCGGGCCAGGGCCTGGGACACGACTTCCTCAAGCACGTGTCGCGCACGCGCCTGCTGGTGCACCTGCTCTCGGCCGAGGAGATCCAGGGCGACAACCCACTGGCCGGATTCGACCTGGTGGACGAGGAGCTCGTGCGCTACGACCCGGGACTGGCCGAACGCCCCCAGCTGCGCGCGGTGAACAAGGCCGATCTCCTGGCCCCCGATGCCCGCGAGGCCGTGCTGCGCGCGGCCCGGGAACGGGGCATGGAGCTGCGCCTGATCTCCGCCCTCACGGGCGAGGGCCTGGAGGAATTGGTGGCGGCCATGTGGGAAACGACGGCTAAGCTCAAGGAGACAAACACATGA
- a CDS encoding YajG family lipoprotein → MKRVLPLLAFLILLAGCSAVPPQSVTLAPQAKVPTGNVGKGKTVALQVSDARHGQPIGYRNADGSRTAAITVEGGDLSKPVGEEVMKTLSNLGFKPVPWQEGAPLSLSVTVRELAYTAQSLTVTRKVTVKCVLSARVVNGPGRWEGSYPVTHEKEMALAPDENANARMLNDVLSESLSMLLSDPEMVQYLGKDR, encoded by the coding sequence ATGAAACGCGTTCTTCCGTTGTTGGCTTTCCTGATCTTGCTTGCGGGCTGCTCCGCCGTGCCGCCCCAGAGCGTGACGCTCGCGCCCCAGGCCAAGGTTCCCACGGGCAACGTGGGCAAGGGCAAGACCGTGGCCCTGCAGGTCTCGGACGCGCGTCACGGCCAGCCCATCGGCTACCGCAACGCGGACGGCTCGCGCACGGCGGCCATCACCGTGGAAGGGGGCGACCTCTCCAAGCCCGTGGGCGAGGAAGTGATGAAGACCCTCTCCAACCTGGGCTTCAAGCCCGTGCCCTGGCAGGAGGGCGCGCCGCTCTCCCTCTCGGTGACGGTGCGCGAGCTGGCCTACACGGCCCAGTCGCTCACGGTGACGCGCAAGGTGACGGTGAAGTGCGTGCTGTCCGCCCGGGTGGTCAACGGCCCCGGCCGCTGGGAGGGTTCCTACCCCGTGACCCACGAAAAGGAGATGGCCCTGGCCCCGGACGAGAACGCCAACGCGCGCATGCTCAACGACGTGCTGAGCGAGTCGCTCTCCATGCTCCTCTCCGACCCGGAGATGGTGCAGTACCTGGGCAAGGACAGGTAG
- a CDS encoding cache domain-containing protein yields MLRRFSMAARLFGLVGLFTLSTAASLAFVTAVSHRLEEVVVQHTQQIMLHGERAKIKAATHSMALTLASGLKFAKTEAERKALIREVLDPVRFEEDASGYFFVYQGTVNVALPPKPDLENQDLKDFVDADGVYYVRELSAMAHAGGGFVSYIFPRPDGPEERKVSFAEMIPGTDMWVGTGVYLGNVTREEERIGEAVRGLFNRALTVSGLGMTAIVIALALVSLAIARSVALPLAEATQAAERIASGDLDVRLAASGRDEAARLQGALNRMAGMLRENIREIQARREEAEEKAKVAEEALGQARKANQEVVAQVALRVESLQKISDSVAHQLRNPTTIIGGLAGLLLKKPALQEKYLDYLDGILDAARRIERITAAVKEYSAIHVDAVTEFPAQELLEEARRAGESAARELGVSVAWEVEPSPAALLADRDLLAMAVREVTVNAVEALVPAGGRVSLSARHGTDGFDLAVADTGRGMGPEEMEYVLDPFYSTKSVGVGMGLTKANRALQEHGGRIVIESQPGAGAVVRMILPEGGRARAHVED; encoded by the coding sequence ATGCTCAGGCGTTTCTCCATGGCCGCGCGCCTCTTCGGACTGGTGGGGCTCTTCACGCTCAGCACGGCGGCGTCGCTGGCCTTCGTGACCGCCGTCTCCCACCGCCTTGAAGAAGTGGTGGTGCAGCACACCCAGCAGATCATGCTCCATGGCGAGCGGGCCAAGATCAAGGCCGCCACCCACTCCATGGCCCTCACCCTGGCCTCTGGGCTCAAATTCGCCAAGACAGAGGCCGAACGCAAGGCGCTCATCCGCGAGGTGCTCGACCCCGTGCGCTTCGAGGAGGACGCCTCGGGCTACTTCTTCGTCTACCAGGGCACGGTGAACGTGGCCCTGCCGCCCAAGCCCGACCTGGAAAACCAGGACCTCAAGGACTTCGTGGACGCCGACGGCGTGTACTACGTGCGCGAGCTCTCGGCCATGGCCCACGCCGGGGGCGGCTTCGTGAGCTACATCTTCCCCCGCCCCGACGGCCCCGAGGAACGCAAGGTCTCCTTCGCGGAGATGATCCCGGGCACGGACATGTGGGTGGGCACGGGGGTATACCTGGGCAACGTGACCCGCGAGGAGGAGCGCATCGGCGAGGCGGTGCGGGGGCTGTTCAACCGGGCGCTCACGGTTTCCGGGCTGGGCATGACGGCCATCGTGATCGCTCTGGCGCTTGTGAGCCTGGCCATAGCGCGCAGCGTGGCCCTGCCCCTGGCCGAGGCCACCCAGGCCGCCGAGCGCATCGCCTCGGGCGACCTGGACGTGCGCCTGGCCGCCTCGGGCCGCGACGAGGCCGCCAGGCTCCAGGGGGCGCTCAACCGCATGGCGGGCATGCTGCGCGAGAACATCCGCGAGATCCAGGCCCGGCGCGAGGAGGCCGAGGAGAAGGCCAAGGTGGCCGAAGAGGCCCTGGGCCAGGCCCGCAAGGCCAACCAGGAGGTGGTGGCCCAGGTGGCCCTGCGCGTGGAGAGCCTCCAGAAAATCTCGGATTCGGTGGCCCACCAGCTGCGCAACCCCACCACCATCATCGGCGGGCTGGCGGGGCTTCTGCTCAAGAAACCGGCGCTCCAGGAGAAATACCTGGACTATCTCGACGGCATCCTGGACGCCGCCCGGCGCATCGAGCGCATCACGGCGGCGGTGAAGGAATACAGCGCCATCCATGTGGACGCCGTGACGGAATTTCCGGCCCAGGAACTGCTGGAGGAGGCCCGCCGGGCGGGCGAGAGCGCGGCGCGGGAGCTGGGCGTGTCCGTGGCCTGGGAGGTGGAGCCTTCACCGGCCGCCTTGCTGGCCGACCGCGACCTGCTGGCCATGGCCGTGCGCGAGGTGACGGTGAACGCCGTGGAGGCCCTGGTCCCGGCCGGAGGGCGGGTGTCCCTCTCGGCGCGCCACGGCACCGACGGCTTCGACCTGGCCGTGGCCGACACCGGCCGGGGCATGGGCCCCGAAGAGATGGAATACGTACTGGACCCCTTCTACAGCACCAAGAGCGTGGGCGTGGGCATGGGGCTCACCAAGGCCAACCGGGCGCTCCAGGAGCACGGAGGGCGCATCGTGATCGAGAGCCAGCCCGGGGCCGGGGCCGTGGTGCGCATGATCCTGCCCGAGGGCGGCCGCGCCCGGGCGCACGTGGAGGATTGA